The following proteins are encoded in a genomic region of Spirosoma sp. SC4-14:
- a CDS encoding DUF1304 domain-containing protein, whose product MTLIAHLLIGLVAVEHLYILWLEMFAWTTRGRKTFRSLAPELFEPTKALAANQGLYNGFLAAGLIWSRLISDPVWSTNVAYFFLSCVIVAGIYGALTAQRSIFFVQALPAILALIFTLLAN is encoded by the coding sequence ATGACCCTAATCGCCCACCTTCTAATTGGCCTTGTAGCCGTAGAGCATCTGTATATTCTCTGGCTGGAAATGTTCGCCTGGACCACCCGAGGCCGTAAAACGTTTCGCTCTTTAGCCCCGGAATTATTTGAACCAACCAAAGCGTTGGCTGCCAATCAGGGACTATATAACGGATTTCTGGCGGCAGGCTTGATCTGGTCACGGCTTATCAGCGATCCGGTCTGGAGCACGAATGTGGCTTATTTTTTCCTCAGCTGTGTGATCGTTGCCGGGATCTATGGCGCCCTTACGGCTCAGCGGTCTATCTTTTTTGTGCAGGCCTTACCGGCTATTCTGGCCTTAATTTTTACGCTGCTGGCGAATTGA
- the solA gene encoding N-methyl-L-tryptophan oxidase has protein sequence MIFDAIVVGLGAMGSATLYQLSNLNADVLGIDQFAPPHTMGSTHGDTRITRQAIGEGTYFVPLALRSYEIWQELEAKTGQQLLVKNGGLFIGKEYSDSQMHNKPGWLTTTIRAAEQFGIAHQLLDNEALRTQYPQFRVRPDDVGYFEPDAGFLNPERCISAQLELAARNGATVRTYEQMLSFSETSSGVLVRTSQADYKTRQLILTTGPWITTALANTAYQNLLRVYRQVQYWFDVEDNYTAFIPNRFPVFILSDRDMYGFPAVGGPADGLKLAMETYAQPITANKVNRLVSTAETQQMYERYVVPNFNGIGPKCIRSAVCMYTMTPNGDFLIDRHPDHQRVLLASACSGHGFKHSAAVGQMLAELALQNRTDFDSQPFSLTHFNSPAA, from the coding sequence ATGATTTTTGATGCCATTGTTGTGGGGTTGGGGGCTATGGGTAGTGCTACACTCTATCAGCTTTCCAACTTAAATGCTGATGTTCTGGGAATCGATCAGTTTGCTCCGCCCCACACGATGGGCTCTACCCATGGCGACACCCGCATTACGCGACAGGCTATAGGCGAAGGGACTTATTTTGTGCCACTGGCACTACGGTCCTACGAAATCTGGCAGGAACTGGAAGCAAAAACCGGGCAACAGTTGCTGGTGAAAAATGGTGGCCTGTTTATCGGTAAAGAATATTCCGACAGTCAGATGCACAATAAACCGGGTTGGTTAACAACAACCATTCGGGCCGCCGAACAGTTTGGCATTGCGCATCAGCTTCTGGATAATGAGGCCCTTCGCACTCAATACCCGCAATTTCGTGTTCGACCTGACGATGTTGGCTATTTTGAGCCTGATGCGGGTTTTTTGAATCCAGAACGATGTATTTCGGCTCAACTGGAACTGGCTGCCAGGAACGGAGCTACGGTTCGGACCTACGAACAAATGCTGTCGTTTAGCGAAACATCGTCGGGCGTACTGGTTCGTACAAGCCAGGCCGACTATAAAACCCGACAACTGATTCTGACAACAGGCCCATGGATAACCACGGCTTTGGCCAATACCGCTTATCAGAATTTGCTCAGGGTATATCGGCAGGTTCAGTATTGGTTCGATGTTGAGGACAATTATACGGCCTTTATCCCCAACCGGTTTCCGGTCTTTATTCTGAGCGACCGGGATATGTATGGTTTTCCGGCCGTAGGTGGCCCGGCCGATGGACTTAAACTGGCTATGGAAACCTATGCACAGCCAATAACAGCCAATAAGGTGAACCGGTTAGTTTCGACCGCCGAAACGCAGCAGATGTATGAACGGTATGTCGTGCCAAACTTTAACGGGATTGGGCCTAAATGTATTCGGTCGGCTGTTTGTATGTATACCATGACGCCCAATGGCGATTTTTTAATTGACCGTCACCCCGATCATCAGCGGGTTCTGCTGGCTTCGGCCTGTTCGGGACACGGGTTTAAGCATTCGGCGGCTGTAGGTCAGATGCTGGCAGAACTGGCATTACAGAATCGGACGGATTTCGACAGCCAACCGTTTAGTCTGACGCATTTCAATTCGCCAGCAGCGTAA
- a CDS encoding glucosidase has product MTIEQQRLDDPAWRQWGPYVSDRQWGTVREDYSSNGDAWNYTTHDMARSYTYRWGEEGIAGFCDDKQQLCLALALWNGKDAILKERYFGLTNSEGNHGEDVKELYYYIDNTPTHSYQRMLYKYPQAAYPYQQLIDENRRRTRQDPEFELLDTGLFDNDRYFDVFVEYAKVRPQDILMCVTIHNRGPEAADLQVLPTLWYRNTWIWGDDSDGVPSQKPGLSLQPDGTVLAEQVQLGRYIIQAYDQPEWLFCDNESNLERLYNTHIGARYPKDGIHNYVLFGWETVNPQKKGTKAAARYKLTIGAGESATIRLRIYAETTDNPNFLPNFDELVATRKTEADEFYTHVHPAQATADEKLVQRQAFAGMLWSKQFYYYDVTRWLAGDPNSPPPPPERAKGRNHTWPQLINAGVISMPDTWEYPWYAAWDWAFHCVTLAVIDPGFAKDQLMLLTNEWYMHPNGQLPAYEWSFSDVNPPVHAWAAWRIYHMELERKPPGEEDMPFLRGIFHKLLLNFTWWVNRKDESGNNIFEGGFLGLDNIGVFDRNAVLPDGSHLEQADGSSWMAMYALNMMRIALELAQHDPIYDELATKFFDHFLYIAGAITNIGETNTGLWDEQDAFFYDQIRMSDGSVKRMRVRTMVGLIPMFAVEILDDQLLRQRAPFLKRMEWFQTHRPDLYNQVSRYTETGVSEKRLLSLLRGFRLKSLLSKVLDETEFLSPHGVRAVSKIYRDHPYEFTLDSTTFRLAYTPAESDSGMFGGNSNWRGPVWMPLNYLMIETLERFYDYFGDAFTVEYPIGSGQQITLKDVASELMNRLISIFTIDENGRRVTFGQHPKYQDPHFRDYVLFYEYFDGDNGRGVGASHQTGWTGLVAELIDRKYDSLQ; this is encoded by the coding sequence ATGACCATCGAACAACAACGTTTAGACGATCCGGCCTGGCGGCAATGGGGCCCTTATGTGTCGGATCGGCAATGGGGAACGGTTCGCGAAGATTATAGCTCCAACGGCGATGCCTGGAACTATACAACCCACGATATGGCCCGCAGTTATACCTATCGCTGGGGCGAAGAAGGAATTGCCGGCTTCTGCGACGATAAACAGCAGCTTTGTCTGGCTTTGGCGCTTTGGAATGGAAAGGATGCTATTCTGAAAGAGCGCTATTTTGGCCTGACCAATAGCGAGGGCAATCATGGCGAAGATGTTAAGGAACTCTATTATTACATCGACAATACGCCTACCCATTCCTATCAGCGGATGCTCTATAAATATCCGCAGGCAGCCTATCCCTACCAGCAACTCATTGACGAAAACCGTCGACGGACCCGGCAAGACCCTGAGTTTGAATTACTGGATACGGGCCTGTTCGACAATGATCGCTACTTCGACGTGTTTGTTGAGTACGCCAAAGTTCGCCCGCAGGATATTCTGATGTGTGTTACCATCCATAATCGCGGTCCCGAAGCGGCCGATTTGCAGGTGCTACCCACACTCTGGTACCGGAATACCTGGATATGGGGAGACGACTCCGATGGGGTTCCGAGCCAGAAACCAGGCTTGTCGCTTCAGCCCGATGGTACTGTTTTGGCCGAACAGGTTCAATTGGGCCGGTATATTATTCAGGCCTATGATCAACCCGAATGGCTATTTTGCGACAATGAGTCGAATCTGGAGCGGCTATATAATACCCATATTGGCGCTCGCTACCCGAAAGACGGCATTCATAATTATGTTCTCTTTGGCTGGGAAACAGTGAATCCGCAGAAAAAAGGAACGAAGGCAGCGGCCCGTTATAAGCTGACAATTGGCGCAGGAGAATCGGCTACCATACGGTTACGCATATATGCCGAAACAACCGACAACCCTAATTTTTTGCCCAATTTTGATGAGCTTGTGGCAACGCGAAAAACCGAGGCCGACGAATTTTATACCCATGTTCACCCGGCTCAGGCTACTGCGGACGAAAAATTGGTTCAGCGGCAGGCGTTTGCCGGCATGCTCTGGAGTAAACAGTTCTATTATTACGATGTGACACGATGGCTGGCTGGCGATCCTAATAGCCCGCCCCCTCCGCCCGAGCGGGCCAAAGGGCGCAATCATACCTGGCCCCAACTCATCAATGCGGGTGTTATTTCGATGCCCGATACCTGGGAATATCCGTGGTATGCCGCCTGGGACTGGGCATTTCACTGTGTTACACTGGCGGTTATTGATCCGGGGTTTGCCAAAGATCAGCTTATGTTGCTCACCAACGAATGGTATATGCACCCCAATGGGCAATTGCCAGCCTATGAGTGGTCGTTCAGCGATGTGAACCCGCCGGTTCATGCCTGGGCTGCCTGGCGAATTTATCATATGGAACTGGAGCGCAAGCCCCCCGGCGAAGAAGATATGCCGTTTCTACGAGGCATTTTTCATAAACTGTTGCTCAACTTCACGTGGTGGGTGAACCGCAAAGACGAATCGGGGAATAATATTTTTGAAGGCGGTTTTCTTGGGTTAGATAATATTGGCGTTTTCGACCGGAACGCGGTGCTGCCCGATGGTAGCCATCTCGAACAGGCCGATGGGTCGAGCTGGATGGCTATGTATGCCCTGAATATGATGCGGATTGCGCTCGAACTGGCTCAGCATGATCCCATCTATGACGAACTGGCTACCAAATTTTTCGACCATTTTCTCTACATCGCTGGAGCCATAACCAACATTGGCGAAACCAACACCGGCCTATGGGATGAGCAGGACGCTTTTTTCTACGATCAGATCCGGATGTCGGACGGGAGTGTAAAACGAATGCGCGTTCGAACCATGGTTGGCCTGATTCCAATGTTTGCCGTCGAAATTCTGGACGATCAGCTATTGCGGCAACGTGCACCGTTTCTAAAACGAATGGAATGGTTTCAGACGCACCGGCCCGATCTCTACAATCAGGTGTCACGCTATACCGAAACGGGCGTGAGTGAAAAACGCCTTCTGAGTTTGTTACGAGGGTTTCGACTTAAATCGTTGCTTAGTAAAGTATTAGACGAAACTGAGTTTTTAAGCCCTCACGGTGTGCGGGCCGTTTCGAAAATATACCGCGACCATCCCTATGAGTTTACTCTCGATAGCACAACTTTTCGGCTGGCCTACACACCCGCCGAGAGCGATAGCGGTATGTTTGGCGGAAACAGTAACTGGCGTGGGCCCGTCTGGATGCCGTTAAACTACCTGATGATTGAAACGTTGGAGCGGTTTTATGACTATTTCGGCGATGCCTTCACCGTAGAATACCCGATTGGTTCGGGGCAGCAGATAACCCTGAAAGATGTTGCCAGCGAACTGATGAACCGGCTGATCAGCATCTTCACCATTGACGAAAACGGCCGCCGGGTTACCTTTGGTCAGCATCCGAAATATCAGGACCCGCATTTCAGAGATTATGTGCTGTTTTATGAATATTTTGACGGTGATAATGGACGGGGTGTTGGGGCTAGTCATCAAACCGGCTGGACCGGCTTGGTGGCCGAACTGATCGACCGGAAATACGATAGTTTGCAATAG
- a CDS encoding glucose 1-dehydrogenase, producing the protein MENVLKGQIAIITGASSGIGTGVAKALAAAGATVVINHPVEATKPAADAVLKEIIDAGGTGMVAQCDVSKEDQVIKMFADVVAQYGTVDILVNNAGLQRDSKFDEMTLDQWNTVINVNLTGQFLCAREAIREFLRRGPRPEVSVATGKIICMSSVHELIPWAGHVNYATSKGGIKMLMQSLAQEYGDRKIRVNSICPGAIQTPINRAAWETPQALNSLMSLIPYNRIGQPSDIGNLAVFLASDLSDYITGASIFIDGGMTVFEGFATGG; encoded by the coding sequence ATGGAGAATGTATTAAAAGGACAAATTGCCATCATTACTGGAGCTAGTAGTGGTATTGGCACGGGCGTTGCCAAAGCACTGGCAGCGGCCGGAGCCACCGTAGTTATAAATCACCCTGTAGAAGCTACAAAGCCTGCAGCAGATGCCGTTCTGAAAGAAATTATCGATGCCGGAGGTACGGGTATGGTAGCGCAGTGCGACGTTAGCAAAGAAGATCAGGTGATTAAAATGTTTGCCGATGTAGTGGCTCAGTATGGCACCGTCGATATTCTGGTGAACAATGCAGGATTACAGCGCGATTCGAAGTTCGATGAAATGACGCTTGACCAGTGGAATACAGTTATCAATGTTAACCTGACGGGGCAATTTCTGTGTGCACGCGAAGCCATTCGCGAATTTCTGCGTCGGGGTCCGCGCCCGGAGGTGTCGGTGGCTACCGGAAAAATCATCTGCATGAGCTCAGTACATGAGCTTATTCCGTGGGCAGGACACGTAAACTACGCTACCTCAAAAGGAGGTATCAAGATGCTCATGCAGTCGCTGGCCCAGGAATACGGCGACCGTAAAATTCGGGTCAACAGCATCTGTCCGGGTGCCATTCAAACACCCATCAACCGGGCTGCCTGGGAAACTCCGCAGGCACTAAACAGCCTGATGTCGCTGATTCCGTATAACCGCATTGGACAACCGTCTGATATTGGTAATCTGGCCGTTTTTCTGGCTTCCGACCTGTCTGATTACATAACAGGGGCCAGTATTTTCATCGACGGAGGTATGACCGTATTCGAAGGTTTTGCTACGGGGGGGTGA
- a CDS encoding bestrophin family ion channel, giving the protein MFTTKRVPFHIVFPFTWRAILLFIVYSTLVCLLYSVVGWTFLAIPFVPVATIGTAVAFYVGFKNNSSYDRLWEARRIWGSITNASRSWGIMVLDYFNTKRMGDLPIQPAELKQIQQKLIYRHLAYITAIRVQLRQKPVWDLHHNPAHEVIERIAAFKQCSLDKELSRFLSDEEIEAVIQHPNPATYLLRQQSEQLRELREADCLTEYYHVDLERMLVEFYNQQGACERIKTFPFPRQYAFFSYVFTWVFIVVLPYGLLTEMAKVSGWHIWLTVPFYTIIAWIFNTMEIVGDTSENPFENSINDIPMTAICRNIEIDLRDMLGETNLPKRVQAVENILM; this is encoded by the coding sequence ATGTTTACAACCAAACGCGTTCCATTTCATATTGTTTTTCCATTTACCTGGCGAGCTATCCTGCTTTTTATCGTCTATTCAACCCTTGTTTGTTTGCTCTACTCCGTAGTCGGCTGGACGTTTCTGGCTATTCCCTTCGTTCCGGTAGCAACGATAGGAACAGCCGTTGCTTTTTATGTTGGCTTTAAAAATAATTCATCCTACGACCGGCTCTGGGAAGCCCGGCGCATCTGGGGAAGTATTACCAATGCCAGCCGGTCGTGGGGTATTATGGTGCTCGATTACTTCAATACAAAACGTATGGGTGATTTGCCGATACAACCTGCCGAGCTGAAACAAATTCAGCAAAAACTCATTTATCGCCATCTGGCCTATATAACGGCAATACGGGTTCAACTTCGGCAAAAACCCGTGTGGGACCTTCATCATAATCCGGCGCATGAAGTTATTGAGCGGATTGCCGCCTTTAAGCAATGTAGCCTCGACAAAGAATTAAGCCGCTTCTTGTCCGACGAAGAGATTGAAGCCGTAATTCAACACCCCAATCCAGCTACTTATCTGCTTCGGCAGCAATCGGAGCAACTTCGCGAACTCCGCGAAGCAGATTGTCTGACCGAATACTATCATGTCGATCTTGAACGGATGCTGGTTGAGTTTTACAACCAGCAAGGTGCCTGCGAACGGATCAAAACGTTTCCGTTTCCGCGCCAATATGCCTTCTTCAGCTATGTATTCACCTGGGTTTTCATTGTGGTACTTCCCTATGGTCTGCTAACCGAAATGGCTAAAGTGAGTGGCTGGCACATCTGGCTCACGGTTCCATTCTATACCATTATTGCCTGGATCTTCAACACGATGGAAATTGTGGGCGACACCAGCGAAAACCCATTTGAAAACAGCATCAACGATATTCCGATGACGGCCATCTGCCGCAATATCGAAATCGACCTTCGCGATATGCTGGGCGAAACAAACCTCCCCAAACGGGTTCAGGCGGTCGAAAATATCCTGATGTAA
- a CDS encoding T9SS C-terminal target domain-containing protein has translation MKQFRLSIAVLLTVWSLAGMGDAKADNGSGANGVKIEKSEQKKVRLYTPTAHPIDVALIDADGNLLYRGTITKNQKGITSFNLNNLPDGQYYLTAGNSAWWMSQGLTIKGNALSIDERNLQQVTEPTVLAYEKNKFEINLPAKNVDEANVAIYDSQNVLVQTDSFKGSTRRFDLSGLPDGAYTFVVGPSQKQFATRVDIKH, from the coding sequence ATGAAACAGTTCCGTTTATCAATTGCCGTACTACTAACTGTATGGAGTCTGGCTGGCATGGGAGATGCCAAAGCCGACAATGGTTCAGGAGCGAATGGGGTGAAAATTGAAAAGTCCGAACAAAAGAAAGTACGCCTTTATACACCAACCGCACATCCGATCGACGTGGCTCTTATTGATGCCGACGGCAATCTGCTGTACCGGGGAACGATCACTAAAAACCAGAAAGGGATTACGTCGTTCAACCTCAATAATCTGCCCGATGGTCAGTATTATCTGACGGCGGGTAACAGCGCCTGGTGGATGTCGCAGGGCTTAACTATCAAAGGCAACGCGCTGAGCATCGACGAGCGAAACCTACAACAGGTTACGGAACCAACGGTTCTGGCCTACGAAAAAAATAAGTTTGAAATCAACCTGCCTGCCAAGAACGTCGACGAAGCCAACGTGGCTATCTACGATTCGCAGAACGTGCTGGTTCAGACCGATTCGTTCAAAGGCTCGACCCGCCGGTTCGATCTGTCGGGTCTGCCCGATGGGGCTTACACTTTCGTGGTTGGCCCTAGTCAGAAGCAGTTTGCAACCCGCGTCGATATTAAACACTAA
- the uvsE gene encoding UV DNA damage repair endonuclease UvsE: MELTPLNIGYACINLTLQANKITTNRGMIKKTFTERGVTYASELALKNVQDLLKIVEWNLEHGFRLFRISSDVFPWLSEYRISDLPDFSEIRAMLEDIGSRPIRLTLHPGPFNQLAGQGRVLHNTIRDLESQSEIFDLMRLEPSHWNKINIHVGGTYGNKSATLARFSQNFKLLSENLRARLTVENDDRPSLYTVADLVSLYETVGTPIVFDYFHHALNPGSQTEEDAFLTAYHTWDVRPVFHYSDSRKDHEDPTARREAHADWIYSPVNTYGKEVDIVFESKMKELAILQLRELIGG, encoded by the coding sequence ATGGAATTGACACCGCTCAATATTGGCTACGCCTGTATTAATCTGACGCTTCAGGCCAATAAAATCACAACCAACCGGGGAATGATCAAAAAAACATTTACTGAACGGGGTGTTACCTATGCGTCGGAACTGGCCCTTAAAAATGTACAGGACCTCCTCAAAATTGTGGAATGGAACCTTGAGCATGGATTTCGATTATTTCGCATTTCGTCAGATGTGTTCCCCTGGCTATCGGAATACCGAATCTCGGATCTGCCCGATTTTTCGGAAATCCGGGCAATGCTCGAAGACATCGGGAGCCGTCCCATTCGGCTCACCTTGCATCCGGGGCCTTTTAATCAGTTGGCTGGTCAGGGAAGGGTACTCCACAATACGATCCGGGATCTCGAATCGCAGTCAGAAATTTTTGATCTGATGCGCCTGGAGCCCTCACACTGGAATAAAATCAATATTCACGTTGGCGGAACCTACGGCAATAAAAGCGCTACCCTGGCACGATTTTCTCAGAATTTTAAGCTGCTTTCCGAAAATCTGCGCGCCCGCCTGACCGTTGAAAACGACGATCGCCCTAGCCTCTATACGGTGGCCGACCTGGTGTCGCTCTACGAAACAGTAGGTACGCCCATTGTCTTCGACTATTTTCACCATGCCTTAAATCCCGGCAGCCAGACCGAAGAAGATGCTTTTCTGACGGCCTACCATACCTGGGACGTTCGACCTGTATTTCATTATTCGGATTCCCGAAAGGACCATGAAGACCCAACAGCCCGTCGCGAAGCCCACGCCGACTGGATTTATTCGCCCGTTAACACCTACGGCAAAGAGGTCGATATTGTCTTCGAGTCAAAAATGAAGGAACTGGCTATTCTGCAACTGCGGGAATTGATTGGAGGCTGA
- a CDS encoding peptidylprolyl isomerase, whose amino-acid sequence MAQAKAGDKVQVHYTGTLTDGTIFDSSAGRTPLEFTVGSGQVIKGFDDGVAGMSQGEKKTINIPVEDAYGPANEEMIFTLNRSDIPADIPLEVGMTLNMHEDGNPRPIPVIVRDLTDASVTLDANHPLAGQDLVFEVELVEVKSPSGLIL is encoded by the coding sequence ATGGCACAAGCAAAAGCCGGTGATAAGGTTCAGGTCCATTATACGGGCACGTTAACCGACGGTACAATATTTGACTCCTCCGCAGGAAGAACACCGCTGGAATTTACAGTGGGTAGCGGCCAGGTCATCAAAGGTTTTGATGACGGAGTTGCGGGTATGAGCCAGGGCGAGAAAAAAACCATCAATATCCCGGTTGAGGACGCCTATGGTCCAGCAAACGAAGAAATGATTTTTACGTTGAACCGCTCCGATATTCCGGCCGATATACCACTCGAAGTTGGTATGACGCTCAATATGCATGAAGATGGAAATCCGCGACCTATTCCAGTGATTGTGCGCGATCTGACCGATGCAAGCGTAACGCTCGATGCCAATCATCCGTTAGCGGGTCAGGATCTGGTGTTTGAAGTTGAATTGGTAGAAGTAAAATCGCCTTCAGGATTGATTCTATAA
- a CDS encoding thioredoxin family protein: MTTEKRPLITPERVASALTYEQYVSLSTELLAQGRTTSEATTYNTPEILGYAKLNLHRMNRLDKLTTINTELQGAMKAIPEPWTWLVLTESWCGDAAQSIPVMHHVASLSTKVSLRFLLRDKNPDLMDAYLTNGGKSIPKLIALRSADLTELGTWGPRPAALQTLFWEWKNAKRPYAEITEDLQRWYNNDRTVSIQRELLTLVTSWSKTSM, translated from the coding sequence ATGACCACTGAAAAAAGGCCGCTTATCACTCCTGAACGGGTTGCATCGGCGCTGACATACGAACAGTACGTTAGTCTTTCGACGGAGTTGCTGGCTCAGGGACGAACAACCTCAGAGGCAACGACTTACAACACACCCGAAATTCTGGGGTATGCCAAATTGAATCTACACCGGATGAATCGATTGGATAAATTGACAACCATTAATACCGAGTTGCAAGGGGCAATGAAAGCCATACCTGAACCCTGGACTTGGCTGGTTCTGACCGAATCGTGGTGTGGCGATGCCGCTCAGTCTATACCCGTTATGCATCATGTTGCGAGCCTGTCGACGAAGGTGTCGCTTCGTTTTCTGTTGCGCGATAAAAACCCCGACCTGATGGACGCCTATCTGACTAACGGTGGTAAATCGATCCCAAAACTCATCGCATTGCGATCGGCAGATTTAACCGAACTGGGCACCTGGGGCCCTCGGCCGGCTGCGTTGCAAACGCTGTTCTGGGAATGGAAAAATGCCAAACGGCCCTATGCCGAAATAACAGAAGACCTTCAGCGGTGGTACAATAATGATCGTACGGTTTCGATCCAGCGTGAACTTTTGACCCTGGTAACGAGTTGGTCAAAAACTAGTATGTAG
- a CDS encoding PadR family transcriptional regulator, translating into MDATGNEFLRGTLKTIVLKLLTEQVSPSGRGRMYGYEITQAVKERTKGEITLSFGALYPVLHKLEQEGLLITETEEVDGRLRKYYSLTPNGNKAAARKVSDFERFIEAMQTLLNPPIQLATDH; encoded by the coding sequence ATGGACGCAACTGGTAATGAATTTCTCCGAGGAACGTTAAAAACAATCGTTCTGAAACTTTTGACCGAGCAGGTATCGCCTTCTGGCCGGGGACGTATGTATGGCTACGAAATTACGCAGGCAGTGAAAGAGCGCACCAAAGGAGAAATAACCTTATCCTTTGGTGCACTTTATCCAGTTTTGCACAAGCTGGAACAGGAAGGCCTGCTGATCACAGAAACCGAAGAAGTTGATGGTCGCCTTCGAAAATATTATTCATTGACGCCTAACGGAAACAAAGCTGCTGCCAGAAAAGTCTCTGATTTCGAACGCTTTATCGAAGCTATGCAAACGTTACTAAATCCGCCAATCCAACTTGCTACCGACCACTGA
- a CDS encoding NUDIX domain-containing protein, whose amino-acid sequence MTIPEGLKRTAVICILRNGTNFLLLRRLKEPNRDQYTPVGGKLDPFESPLRAAYRETWEETGIKAEKMTFCGMLTESSPTAYNWTSYVYVAEIDFIPPPACNEGTLEWIAFADVLRVPTPKTDWFIYDYVLRNKPFAFSADYDAQLNLLNMHDELENVLLFQA is encoded by the coding sequence ATGACTATTCCAGAAGGGTTAAAACGAACGGCTGTTATCTGCATCCTGCGTAATGGGACTAATTTTTTATTGCTCAGGCGGTTGAAAGAGCCAAATCGGGATCAATATACGCCCGTAGGTGGCAAGCTCGATCCTTTCGAGAGCCCGCTACGGGCGGCATATCGTGAAACCTGGGAAGAAACTGGAATCAAGGCTGAAAAAATGACATTTTGTGGAATGCTGACGGAAAGCTCGCCCACAGCCTACAACTGGACGAGCTACGTCTATGTAGCCGAGATCGACTTTATTCCGCCACCGGCCTGCAATGAAGGCACTCTGGAATGGATTGCTTTTGCTGATGTATTACGGGTTCCAACCCCCAAAACAGATTGGTTTATTTACGATTATGTACTCAGGAATAAGCCGTTTGCTTTCAGTGCCGACTACGATGCACAACTGAATTTGCTGAATATGCACGACGAACTGGAAAACGTGCTTTTGTTTCAGGCATGA